Below is a window of Luteolibacter rhizosphaerae DNA.
GGACCGCCTACCTCGCCGCGATGCAGGAGTTCGACTACGACCTCGCTTCCTCCGGTTGGATCGGCGACTACCTCGATCCCCTCACCTTCCTGGAAATGTGGACGGACGGGAACGGCAACAACCTCACCGGTTGGTCCAGCAAGCCCTACGAGGAACTCTTGCAGAAGTCTCACCAAGAGGCGGATGCCGCCAAACGCTACGCCCTGCTGCGTGAGGCGGAGACGATCATGACCGCGGAGTCGCCCACTCTTCTGATTGCTTGGTATGCCCGAAACTACCTCATGGATCCTGCCGTCGAAGGCTGGAAACCGCTCCTGCTCGACAACCACCCCTATGACGTGCTCCGCCTGCGCACCAAGTGATCCGCTGCCATGACCCGCATCATCCTTAGCCGCCTCTTTCAAGGTCTCCTGACCTTGTTCGTGCTGGTCACGATCACCTTCTTCCTGGTGCGCATGATGCCGGGCAGTCCCTACACGGACGAGAAGGCGTTGCCCAAGCACATCCTAGAACAACTCAAAGCCTATGTCGGCTTGGACAAGCCGCTTCCGGTCCAGTATCTGACCTACCTGAAGAACCTGATCGTGGATCAGGACATGGGCATCCTGCTGAAGCGGGATGGCGTGAAGGTCTCGGAGATCATCAGCCAGTCCTTCCCCGTCTCCGCCTTTCTCGGGGTGCTCTCGATCGGCATCGCGCTGATCGTGGGACTCCCCGCCGGCGTGATCGCCGCGGTGAAGAAGAACGGTCCCCTCGACTACGCCTGCCTGGGTGCTGCCATGATGGGTATCTGTCTTCCCAGCTTCGTCATCGGGCCCCTTCTGGCCGTCTTCGCCGGGCTCGGACTCAAGTGGCTTAACGTGGCGGGCTGGAATACGCCCACCGACTGGATCCTCCCGGCTGTCACGCTCGGGATGGTGAATGCCGCCTATATCGCACGGCTTACCCGCGGCGGCATGCTCGACGTGCTGAATCAGGACTACATCCGCACTGCCCGCGCCAAGGGCGTGCCCGGCCATCGGATCGTGACCCGCCACGCCCTGCGCGGCGGACTCATCCCCGCCGTGGCCTTCGTCGGCCCGGCCTTCGCTGGCATGATCTCGGGCTCCTTCGTCATCGAAACCATCTTCCAGGTTCCCGGCATGGGTCAGCATTTCGTGAATGCGACCACCGACCGCGAATACTTCCTGATTCAGGGTCTCGTCCTCTTCTACGGTTTCCTGATCGTCGGTGCCAACCTGCTCTCCGACCTCGCCCAGATCGCCCTCAACCCGCGCCTGCGCGCTTCCGCCTGACCCATCTCCCATGTCCGAATCGATCGAAAAAGGCACCTCCCTCTGGCGCGACGCGTGGCACCGGCTGTCCCGGAACAAGGCAGCCATGCTCGGCCTCTGGTTCCTCGTCCTTATCGTCATCCTCTGCTTCATCGGGCCGCTGATGCCCTTCGTGAAGAGCCCGACGATCATCAATCTGGATAACTCCGGAGCACCTCCGAGCGGCGAGCATTGGCTCGGTACGGATCAGCTGGGACGCGATCTTTTGGCCCGCGTGCTCTACGGCGGGCAGATCTCGCTGCTGGTCGGCTTCGTCGCCACTGCCGTCGCGGTGGCCATCGGCCTCGTCTACGGTGCCGTCTCCGGCTATGTCGGCGGAAAGCTCGACGACGTCCTGATGCGCGTGGTCGATATCCTCTTCGCCCTGCCCTTCCTGGTGCTGGTCATCCTGTTTTCGCTGGTCGTGGACAAGCCGGCTTCGGAGTTCACCGAGTGGGTCATCACCACCACCGGCTGGAACCGTGATAAGGTGGCTCCGATCACCACCCTGATCCCCCTCTTCATCGCGATCGGCGCGATCGGCTGGCTGACCATCGCCCGCATCGTCCGGGCCCAGGTCATGGCCTACAAGCATCAGGAATTCGTGGAGGCTGCCCGCTCGCTCGGTCTCGGCAATGCCCGGATCCTCTTCCGCCACATCCTGCCGAACGTGGTCGGACCGATCATCGTCTACACCACGCTGGCCGTGCCCGGCATCATGCTGCTGGAGAGCGTGCTCTCCTTCCTGGGCCTTGGTGTTCGTCCCCCGAACAGCTCCTGGGGCATCCTGATCAAGGAGGGAGCGGACCGAATGGAAACGAACATGGGCCTGCTGCTCTATCCAGCGCTGTTCTTCTCCACCACTCTCTTCGCCTTGAACTTCCTCGGCGATGGCCTGCGCGACGCCCTCGATCCGAAGTCCTCGAAGGACTAGAAACTTCTGGCCAAGACCCGGCCGACATGTGTTCATGTGACCATGTCAGAGCGAATCGCCGACCTCCCTTTGGACGAACGCCCTCGCGAGAAGCTGGCGAAGTTCGGGCCGGGTGCACTGGATAACGCCGAGCTTCTGGCGATCTTCCTCCGCACCGGCATCGTCGGACGCAGCGCGATCCAAGTCGGGCGCGATCTCTTGGAGCACTACGGATCAATCGGTTCCCTCGGCAGTGCCGGGGCCATCGAGCTGTCGAAACAGAAAGGACTCGGGCTCGCCAAGGCCTGCCAACTCGTCGCCGCCTTTGAGCTCGGGGCCCGGGCCGCACGCGAACAGATCGCCCAGACCCCGCTGGATTCTCCGGAGATCATCTACCGGACCTTCGCCCCGCAGCTCGCATGGCTGCGGCACGAGAAGCTCATTGTGGCCCTGCTGGATACCCGTCTCCGTCATTCCGGCACCGTCGAGATCAGCTCCGGCAATCTCAACGAAACCGTCGCCCACCCCCGCGAGGTCCTGCGCCCGGTCCTTACCCGCGGAGCTTACGGTTTCGTCCTGATCCACAATCATCCTTCGGGCGACCCCACCCCCAGCCGGGCGGACGAGCACTTTACCCGGCGCATCAGCGAAGCGGCCGACCTGATGCAGGTGAAACTCCTCGACCACGTGATCGTGGGTCGGCCGGACCAAGGCCGGGCACCCTACTTCTCCTTTCGGGAAGCGGGTGTCGTCGCCTAGACTCTTGCCACTTGGCAAGGGATGTGCTTCGCTCCGCCCGGGTCGAGATACTTAACCTTCCCTAACTACTTGAAAGCCCTCCCGACGGGCTTCCGTAGCCATCCCGACGCATGTCTGCCCGGCTTTTCCAAGCTTACCTCCCTGCCCTGCTCTGCGCCCTCGCATTGCCCGCAGCTTGGGCGGTTCCGGCTCCCGGCGAGATCCTCATGGCCAGCTGGCCCACCCTCTCCCCGGACGGAAAAACCCTCGCCTTCGAGTGGCGTGACGACCTCTGGTCCGTCCCCGTCGAAGGCGGCCTCGCCGAGCGTCTCACCGCCCACCCCGCCCGCGACAGTTTCCCCCATTATTCCCCGGATGGGAAATCCCTCTACTTTTGCTCCAGCCGCGCCGGCTTCCTCCAGCTCTTCTCCATGCCCGCCGAAGGCGGCCCCGCCGCCCAGCACAGCTTCCACTCCGAAGGCGCGAGCCTGGAAGACATCACGCCGGACGGCACCAAGGCGCTGGTAAGAGGACTCCGCGACGAGCCCGGCTTCCGGCCGGAACGCCTGATGGAGATCGACCTGCGCCGCGAATCCCCGGAAACCTACCTCTTCAACGAGAAGGGGCAGTCGGCGCGCTACAGCCCGGATGGAACCAAAGTCCTCTTCTGCCGCGAGGGGGAGCAACTCTACCGCAAGGGCTACCGGGGCCCGCGGGCTTCATCGATCTGGCTCTACGAGGTGAAGACCAAGGCCTTCACCAGCTTGATCAAGGAAGAAGCTGAGGCCCGCTCGCCACTCTGGAAACCGGATGGCAGCGGCTTCTACTACGTCTCCGAACGCGACGGCACCTTCAACCTGTGGTCGCGGGACTTCGCCAGCGGCAAGGACGAGCAACTCACTGCCTTCAAAGACGACGGCGTGATCCGCCCGGCGGTAGCGGAGGACGGCTCCGTGATCGTCTTCCGCCGCGGCTTCCATCTCTGGGCCTGGCGGCCGGGTGGCAAGGCGGAGCAAATCCCGATCCGCCAGCAGGAGGACCTGCCGGACACCACCCAGGAGCTCCGGAAGATCACGGGCACGGTGGACGCCGACTTTTCACCGAGCGGACTGGAAATGGTCTTCTGCGCCGAGGGCGAGCTATGGACCTCCGACACCGTGCTGCGCGAGCCGAACCGCATCACTCGCAGTTCCGCCCGCGAAGAGGATGCCGCCTTTTCTCCCGACGGCCGATGGATCTACTACATCAAGGATGAAGGCACGGAGCGGAACGTTTGGCGCGTGGCTCGCAAGGACGAGGGTGACTACTGGTGGCGGGCCGATGCCTTCCAACATGAGCAGGTGACACGCGGCACCGAGGCCAAGCGGCGGATGCGACTGAGCCCGGATGGCACGCGGATCGCCTACATTTCGGGCGGAGGGAATCTTCACGTTGCGGATGCCGACGGTAGTTCCGACCAACTGCTCTTCGCGTGCTGGGATGCGCCGACTTTCGATTGGTCTCCCGATTCGGGTTGGCTGGTCTTCGCGGCACAGGATCAGAACTTCAACCGTGACATCTATGTTCTGGCGGCGGACGGCTCGCGTGAGCCCTTCAACCTTTCGCGACATCCCGACTTCGAGGGCTCGCCGAAATGGTCGCCGGATGGCCGCAGAATCGCCTTTACCGGGCGGCGCCTGAACAACGAGATGGGCCTCTTCTTCGTGGACCTCAAGCTGGAAGAAGCCGTCCGCTCGACCCGCGATCGCCGTGAACTGGATGCGGAATCCGCGATGCGCGACGACCCGCTCTATCGGCAAGAAGACAGCGAACGCGAGAACGACGACTCCGAAGAGCCCGAGGAAACGAAAGCGGCTGAATCCCTGCCGGACACTACCCGGCCTGAGCAGGTGCCCACGCCGGAGAAACCGAAGCGCAAACGCATGCGGATCGATTTCGAGGGTCTGAGCGAGCGCATCGTGCGCCTGAATACCCGCGGCATCGAACCCGAGCGGATGCTGTGGTCGGCGGACTCGAAAGCGATCCTCTTCCAAAGCAAAAACAGCTCCAATGACAAGCTCTTCAAGATCGAAGCTCGCCAAGGAGCTTCGATGCAGGATGAGGCCGAGCACCGTGGTCTGCCGATCCGCGTGGACAAGGACGGTTCCCTCTTCTGGATCGTCGATCAGACGCCCGCCCTGCTGAAGAAGGGCAAGCTGACGAAGTATCCCATCACCGCGCGCCTGGTGCGGGATCGGGTGGCGCACCAGCGCCTGTGGTTCCGCAGCGTGTGGCGGACTCTCCGGGACCGCTTCTATGATCCGTCGATGAACGGCAAGGATTGGGAGAAGATCCTGGCGAAGTACGAGGACGCTGCCGCGTATTCACCCGATTCACCGACTTTCGACGGAGTGGTGGGCATGATGCTCGGTGAACTGAATGCCTCTCACCTGACATTCATTTCTTCCGTCTGGCCGAAACCTTGGGAAAACGAGGGAGCCGAATTCCAATCCACACGGCACCTCGGTATTCGCTTCCAACGTCACGGTGCAGGCGATCCGCTCACCGTGGCATCGGTGATTGCGGGCAGCCCTGCGGCTCTGTGCAAGCCACCGGTGGAATCTGGCGACACGATCGTGAAGATCAATGGACGACCGATCGACAGCTCGATGCCGGTTCACCGCTTCATGAATGGCCGCTTGGACCGCGACATCGAGTTGGTCGTCCGTGACAAGAAGGGCAAGGAGCACATTCATGACCTACACCCGATCAGCTACGAGCGGGCACGGGAACTGGCGGAAGCGCAAGTGGTGATCGATAACCGCAAGCGCGTGGAGGAGATGTCCGGCGGACGCTTGG
It encodes the following:
- a CDS encoding ABC transporter permease; the encoded protein is MTRIILSRLFQGLLTLFVLVTITFFLVRMMPGSPYTDEKALPKHILEQLKAYVGLDKPLPVQYLTYLKNLIVDQDMGILLKRDGVKVSEIISQSFPVSAFLGVLSIGIALIVGLPAGVIAAVKKNGPLDYACLGAAMMGICLPSFVIGPLLAVFAGLGLKWLNVAGWNTPTDWILPAVTLGMVNAAYIARLTRGGMLDVLNQDYIRTARAKGVPGHRIVTRHALRGGLIPAVAFVGPAFAGMISGSFVIETIFQVPGMGQHFVNATTDREYFLIQGLVLFYGFLIVGANLLSDLAQIALNPRLRASA
- a CDS encoding ABC transporter permease, which codes for MSESIEKGTSLWRDAWHRLSRNKAAMLGLWFLVLIVILCFIGPLMPFVKSPTIINLDNSGAPPSGEHWLGTDQLGRDLLARVLYGGQISLLVGFVATAVAVAIGLVYGAVSGYVGGKLDDVLMRVVDILFALPFLVLVILFSLVVDKPASEFTEWVITTTGWNRDKVAPITTLIPLFIAIGAIGWLTIARIVRAQVMAYKHQEFVEAARSLGLGNARILFRHILPNVVGPIIVYTTLAVPGIMLLESVLSFLGLGVRPPNSSWGILIKEGADRMETNMGLLLYPALFFSTTLFALNFLGDGLRDALDPKSSKD
- the radC gene encoding RadC family protein yields the protein MSERIADLPLDERPREKLAKFGPGALDNAELLAIFLRTGIVGRSAIQVGRDLLEHYGSIGSLGSAGAIELSKQKGLGLAKACQLVAAFELGARAAREQIAQTPLDSPEIIYRTFAPQLAWLRHEKLIVALLDTRLRHSGTVEISSGNLNETVAHPREVLRPVLTRGAYGFVLIHNHPSGDPTPSRADEHFTRRISEAADLMQVKLLDHVIVGRPDQGRAPYFSFREAGVVA
- a CDS encoding S41 family peptidase; the protein is MSARLFQAYLPALLCALALPAAWAVPAPGEILMASWPTLSPDGKTLAFEWRDDLWSVPVEGGLAERLTAHPARDSFPHYSPDGKSLYFCSSRAGFLQLFSMPAEGGPAAQHSFHSEGASLEDITPDGTKALVRGLRDEPGFRPERLMEIDLRRESPETYLFNEKGQSARYSPDGTKVLFCREGEQLYRKGYRGPRASSIWLYEVKTKAFTSLIKEEAEARSPLWKPDGSGFYYVSERDGTFNLWSRDFASGKDEQLTAFKDDGVIRPAVAEDGSVIVFRRGFHLWAWRPGGKAEQIPIRQQEDLPDTTQELRKITGTVDADFSPSGLEMVFCAEGELWTSDTVLREPNRITRSSAREEDAAFSPDGRWIYYIKDEGTERNVWRVARKDEGDYWWRADAFQHEQVTRGTEAKRRMRLSPDGTRIAYISGGGNLHVADADGSSDQLLFACWDAPTFDWSPDSGWLVFAAQDQNFNRDIYVLAADGSREPFNLSRHPDFEGSPKWSPDGRRIAFTGRRLNNEMGLFFVDLKLEEAVRSTRDRRELDAESAMRDDPLYRQEDSERENDDSEEPEETKAAESLPDTTRPEQVPTPEKPKRKRMRIDFEGLSERIVRLNTRGIEPERMLWSADSKAILFQSKNSSNDKLFKIEARQGASMQDEAEHRGLPIRVDKDGSLFWIVDQTPALLKKGKLTKYPITARLVRDRVAHQRLWFRSVWRTLRDRFYDPSMNGKDWEKILAKYEDAAAYSPDSPTFDGVVGMMLGELNASHLTFISSVWPKPWENEGAEFQSTRHLGIRFQRHGAGDPLTVASVIAGSPAALCKPPVESGDTIVKINGRPIDSSMPVHRFMNGRLDRDIELVVRDKKGKEHIHDLHPISYERARELAEAQVVIDNRKRVEEMSGGRLGYVHIARMYWDEFEQFEREIYAAGHGKEGLVIDIRDNGGGFITDHLLTVLCQPQHAVTIPRGGGPGYPQDRKVYASWHKPLVVVCNQNSFSNAEIFAHAIKTLGRGPIVGVPTAGGVISASREKILDAGTLRVPFRGWFSPKDGTDMEMNGAIPDHIVWPEPGQLVAGEDPQLGKAVEVLIKDVDTAEKQEFVPKYRSGYKAEGEKVE